A stretch of DNA from Salinibaculum sp. SYNS191:
TGTCGCCTCGACATCTTCAACCAGCAAGTCGCGAACAAGCTCGTGCTCACCGACGGGATGCAAGAGCGCAGCGAGCCGTTCCTCGACACGGATCGACTGACGGTCCGGCTGGTCAGCAACGAGGATATCTTCCTGTTCAAGGCAATCGCAGGCCGCGACGACGACATCGAGGACATGAATATGCTCGTGCAGGCCGGCCTCGATTACGACGTCGTCCGGGTTGAACTCGAAGCCCAGATCGAACGCCTGGGGGACGATCAGTTCGCCACGTTCGCGAACGAGGCCTTGGTCGAACTCGAGGAGCGGTACGGAGTGACCACGCCGATCGAGGCCCGCGTCCAGGAACTCACGAACAGGTACTACCGGGGGCTCGAAGTCCTCCAGGCACTCGACAAGCCGATGACCGTCGACGAACTGGCCTCCGAACTGGAGCTGGATACCGACGAGGTTCACGACCGGATTGCGTATCTCTCAACGTTCGACCGGGTCCAACGAGATGGCGACACGGTCCGTCCTGTGGAGTAGCTCAATCGTCGCCCTACGGGGAAGGAAGGCGGCCGTCTGGTCGGGGCACGCGGCCCCGTTTGATCTCGTGATCGACGCGACGCAGGTGCTTGCAGCCCCCCTCGGGTGAGCGCTGCTGCCAGTCGGGACAGGTACACGATTTGTCGATGACGTCGACTTCGTACCGGTTCCCGGACGCGGACCGCACCTCGTAGCGGCCACCTTTCGAGAGGAGTGAGACGTCCATCGCTTCGGCGACAGCACGCTTCGTGCGGGGCTCGAGATCGTCCTGTGACTCTGCGTTCTCGTCGACGACCAGTCGGTCGCGAACGTCGCC
This window harbors:
- a CDS encoding DUF6036 family nucleotidyltransferase: MRPTFGREYIENEFQRIGDGLSEPLTVFLIGGGAMSLRDLKGATKDIDLVVPDGDAYGQLWAVLMDLGYAEVQSLDPDYRALGATSCVENDDGCRLDIFNQQVANKLVLTDGMQERSEPFLDTDRLTVRLVSNEDIFLFKAIAGRDDDIEDMNMLVQAGLDYDVVRVELEAQIERLGDDQFATFANEALVELEERYGVTTPIEARVQELTNRYYRGLEVLQALDKPMTVDELASELELDTDEVHDRIAYLSTFDRVQRDGDTVRPVE